The DNA region GCTCCTTATATAGCATAATAATTATGGGCTTTTCTTCATGGATTTCAGATTTTATTTCGTCCAAAATTAATGTAGACTCTATTGGATATTTTTAGTTCCAAAAATatctccaacaagatatgattTGTTTCAATTTAACTTCAAATTAAAATCTTCATTTAAATCTGAATCAATCTTCATCCAGATGTCAAACAAATCACATAATCACATTGGTAAATAAAAGCAATAAAATATAACTGAATCTTCTCAAAAGATTCATTCAAAATATATCAATCTGGCGCCTGTTGAGGAAGGCCCATACGTCATGCCGACATGCTGGAGCATCACATTCAGCATGTGTCCCTTATGCACCTCCATACAGCTTAAGAAATCTAGATAATCTTGAACACTTTGAATACTTCTCCATGTTGTTGTTTTATAAAATGCAACCAATCCAAAGGGTCAATCTAATAGGAACTACACGCCTCCTTTATGTAGGAGAATGGAAAGCTAAAAAGGAAATGATCCATGTGTAATTTTAATGGTCCATTCGATTGGGTCTTTATTCCAATCGATTGGATGATCtaaataatatattatatttgCTTATTTTGGAAAGTTTGGATAGAGAGTCATTGTCAATCATTAAGACACTATCATAATCGATTATATTTTCTCATTTTGAAAAGTTTGGATAGAGAGTCATTGTCAATCATTAAGACACCGTCATAATCGACTATATAATGTATTTTTCTTCTTCAAATCGATTGGCTTAATGTTCCAATTGATTAGATAGTTCAAAAAATACTTCATAAGAAACTGAGAGTTTCCTAATCAAATAACTTAGGTTTGAAAACATTTTAAAGTTTTTTAATAGTTAAAATAGAGGTTCAAACGAGCTTTTAAGTGGTTGTGTGTGAGTTACCTTAGTATTTTAGAAGTTACTTTCATACTTTCACAAAACTCTAGTCACTCCGATAGATACCGACCAGGCAAACTTTCATAGTCGCTCTCTTTATAAATTTTAAACTTTCAATATTCTTTGTCTGATTCATCCATTATATAAGCACTTTAAAGGAATCTTGAATCTCCTATTTAATGAGTCTTGAGATATCTTCAAGTTGGATTACCATCGTTAAAGAGTTAGAAAGCTATTACCACCGACTTTAACAATCATTGATATTCTCGTCATCAAATTTTTTGAAAAGATTCATAGCAAGAACATCAACTTTATACATACAAGCACATAGATTCACATTTACTTATGTATCTAGTATTTTATTATTTTACAATTTAATTTCTTATAGATACATGCTACAGGACATACTCAAATCGTAGTTATATGCATGCTACAGGACAAGTCACTACAACTGACAAATGAGACAAACATTACAAATTTCCAATCAAGCTTTTATGGCTAATAAATGGAAGGACCACACACTAGCTGGTTTCATCCAAAATCTAACCATATCCATTCTTCCCACCACTTAAACAAAAAAGTAAAAAAATTCTGTGTTATTCTAAACAAGACTTCAGTATATACATATATTAGTTACTGTTTAGTTACACCATCTCTTGTTTGGCCAATCTTTACTCAATTCTGCACCCTGCAATGCCAGGAACCATTCTGGTTTCAGGTGCTAAATTTTATGTAGTATGTAAAATTCAAGTATATCAGCAACCaaggtttttttttttttttttttgactTTTCTTTGTTCAATTTTTTACAGTTCTTGAATTCATGGATCTTCCGTTTTCTTCGTCAACGCCTATTAGAGGTATGTAATTGTTCTTACTTTTTTAAATTTGTCCTTAATTATTCTCTCTTTTATCAACTTTTAACATAGTGTTTGATAAATGCAGCTTCTATGGGGAAAATTGAGTACCAAATCAGTGACAAAGGAAGCTTTTCCTTGTAAGATTAATTCAAAAACTCTTTATTTTTTTAGGTTATACCAATTTCGGTGTTGTGAACTGTTTGTTTTCATGTTTCAGTCCCATAGCTAGTCTCCGTGACGATTTGATTTTCAAAATTCATGACTCCGAAGGGAATGAACTATCGCGTGCAGGTTATATATAGTTATCTTTGATTGATAACATTCCAATTGATAAAATCGTTTAATATTTTTTTCGAATTTGATCAAAGTTTCTAACATGATGCAGTAAATAACTGGCAGGAGTATATATCAGAATGATATTAGAGAAAGGTGTTTGGGAAGACACGTTTCCGCTCGGGGAAGGTTACTTGCATTTGAGACTACAGGTTGTACTAAGTGATGAAGAGCGCGACAGAATTCGTATGATGGTACTCATTTCTCAAGTTTCGTAAACATTGCGAATTATAGGCCTTGGTCACTTTGTGTTCAAACTAACTTTTCTTTTATGATTTGTTAGAGACAATCTGCATTAAAGAAAAAACAGGAGGGGCTTCTTAATAGCAGTAAAAGAGGTGCAGAAAGTGAAAGAAATATGACTATTCGCAATGCGGGGTTACCTTTCCGCGCTAGTGATGAGGTCTCAGGTTTGATCTTACTTATCTGATTATAAAAATAGACATCTGAATCtgaaataaaatgataaaataacaGAAGAATTTTGATAGTTATGAATTTGGTCCTACATGCATTCCCTCAAAGGCTTTTTCCTGATGTTTTAAGTGCTCCATCTTCTCAAGAATCATCACCAAAGCAATACCTTCAACATGAAGAAGCTTCTCAATTACGAAGTCCCGTTGATTTCTCCAATGACAGAGAAAGTTCCATTACAAATGTTGCTGAGGCTGAGGCTAAGGCTGAGCTTGAACAGAAACAGCTAAACTCAGTTAAGGATTAATCAATTTGCCATAATTTCTTTCTATGTAACACAGACACTTCAGATTAAAGACGTGTCATGTATCAAACACATGTTTGTGTATGACAAAAATTTCAACATTAATCACTTTCATTTTCTTAAATTACTATTGGTGTCTACGTGTTATTGTCATGTTTGGGAACCCGAATTCCCTGCAGTCAAGGATCTGTGACCGTCTGGTTTATCAATGACTGCAGGGATTCGAGTTCCATACTTGTGTCCATTTCTTCGTCAGTGATTCATTTCTCTTTTGATCCCAATAAGAAGACATGGAAAATGTACTATTGTTTGTTTAATGGTCATTTTACATGTTTTAGAACATTGCAGATCAATATAAGAAGACCGCATCAATAAAACCTGTATCAGAAGAAGTTAATCTCATTCAATTAGAGGATGGAGGTAAGAAGCCTGCCAATCAGCCGCCATCTGAGAATCATCCTCAGAAAGCTACTGATTCAGAAGAAATGGTCTTTTTGTTAAGCTCTGAAAAAGTTAATTCCTCAACAAATACTCCAATACAAGATAATCAAGAGGATGTTAGTCTTCCAAACTCGGAGAAGAAGGCTCGACTAGGAAGAACTCCTAGCAATGTTAAGAAAATGATAAGTGCTTTTGAAAGTGGTTTACCTAAGGTATATTTAGGTCTGTTTGGATTGGTTTATTTGATTATATATGCTAGCATAAGCACTTGTGAGATTGTTCGGAAGAACTTCTAGAAACTACTTAAGACATTTATAACTTCTCTTAGGATTGCTAGCTTATATGAAAACAATTTGACTTATAATTTCTACATAAGCACATGATACGCGCATTGGACTAAAATGTTCATCCAAACACGGCATGAGTGTTGTGCACTTGTGCTCTTACAGTATGATCAATACTTTTTGCAAGTTTTTCAACAAGTGAATTTTGACACAGGATATGAGGCCTCATATTAAACCACCTCCAACAAAATATCAAGCGAGTCCAATTGAAAAGAGAGATTCTTCGGGGACTCGGCATTTGGAGCAAGATAAGTCGTTGAACATGGAGCAAGAAAAGTCGAAAAGTGCTTCTTTGGTAAAAGACTTACAAGAAGTTCCAGAAAATATTGAAGAAAGTAAAGAGCAAATTCATATACCGAAAAGACAAATGAATTCAAATGCAAGAAATAAAGATCAAGAGGAAGAGACAAATGAAAATGCAGCATGTAGTAGAGATCAAGAGGAAGGGAAAGATTACAGAAATTCGACGAGAACATCGACATATGACTCTGGAGTTTCTTATGAATCATGTATTGAGAAGGACTTAGATAAAAACCATCACCCTTTTGAAAATTCTGAGGCCAGGATATTCGCAAAAATAGAAAATTTGAAAAAGGTATAAAAGTGTTTTTAGAGATTCTTTTGGTTAAATATTGTATTTTACTTTATATTTGTGTAACAGAATGCAGCATATATTGAAACTGAAACTGATGGAAGCAAGTATGAAAAAATACAGAAAATAGAAGAATCAAAAACCAATATTTCTGATGATGATAATGCAGATGAAAATTCTGGAGGACCATTTAATCAGGTTAACACCAACGTTATCACTGTTTTCATATTTGCAACAGTGGTCCAAATTTGATCATTGATTTTGTATGAAATTTGTATGAAATTTTTCTTTAGTAACATTTAACACTTTCATCTCTCAGGTAATAAAAGTTGCAATCATTATAGGCTTTGGATTTCTTGTTCTCCTTACCAGACAAAGAAATAAGAGGTATTTAAATTATActatttctttattatttttctataaTTGAAAGGTTTAACTGTCGCTGGTCGCGTAAAGGATTTCATGGTTTCGGTCCGTAACTGTGTTGCATAAAAACGATGAATAACAGTATCGGTATCAGCACCTTCTAATACCGTTTTGTCGCTGCCGTTTTTGCGGTAACGGACCGTTATATTAGAACCTTGAAATTTACACTTTTAAACTAGAACTTCTAGAATTAGTGTCTACGAGTTTGCTTTCTTTACTAATGAATAATAGCACGTTTTTAACTTTCTGAATGTACAAGAAGGAAGGAGAAGAGTGCCTGAGAATCTCAGTTCAAGAAACCTCAAATTCTTCATCTTTTGAAGCACATACATCTGCAGAATGCTGTTAACAACTTCCAAGTTTCAGATGCTGCATCAAGTATTGCATGAGTTGAAACC from Lathyrus oleraceus cultivar Zhongwan6 chromosome 1, CAAS_Psat_ZW6_1.0, whole genome shotgun sequence includes:
- the LOC127136622 gene encoding uncharacterized protein LOC127136622 isoform X1, which encodes MPGTILVSVLEFMDLPFSSSTPIRASMGKIEYQISDKGSFSFPIASLRDDLIFKIHDSEGNELSRAGVYIRMILEKGVWEDTFPLGEGYLHLRLQVVLSDEERDRIRMMRQSALKKKQEGLLNSSKRGAESERNMTIRNAGLPFRASDEVSVMNLVLHAFPQRLFPDVLSAPSSQESSPKQYLQHEEASQLRSPVDFSNDRESSITNVAEAEAKAELEQKQLNSNIADQYKKTASIKPVSEEVNLIQLEDGGKKPANQPPSENHPQKATDSEEMVFLLSSEKVNSSTNTPIQDNQEDVSLPNSEKKARLGRTPSNVKKMISAFESGLPKDMRPHIKPPPTKYQASPIEKRDSSGTRHLEQDKSLNMEQEKSKSASLVKDLQEVPENIEESKEQIHIPKRQMNSNARNKDQEEETNENAACSRDQEEGKDYRNSTRTSTYDSGVSYESCIEKDLDKNHHPFENSEARIFAKIENLKKNAAYIETETDGSKYEKIQKIEESKTNISDDDNADENSGGPFNQVIKVAIIIGFGFLVLLTRQRNKRRKEKSA
- the LOC127136622 gene encoding uncharacterized protein LOC127136622 isoform X2, coding for MPGTILVSVLEFMDLPFSSSTPIRASMGKIEYQISDKGSFSFPIASLRDDLIFKIHDSEGNELSRAGVYIRMILEKGVWEDTFPLGEGYLHLRLQVVLSDEERDRIRMMRQSALKKKQEGLLNSSKRGAESERNMTIRNAGLPFRASDEVSVMNLVLHAFPQRLFPDVLSAPSSQESSPKQYLQHEEASQLRSPVDFSNDRESSITNVAEAEAKAELEQKQLNSNIADQYKKTASIKPVSEEVNLIQLEDGGKKPANQPPSENHPQKATDSEEMVFLLSSEKVNSSTNTPIQDNQEDVSLPNSEKKARLGRTPSNVKKMISAFESGLPKDMRPHIKPPPTKYQASPIEKRDSSGTRHLEQDKSLNMEQEKSKSASLVKDLQEVPENIEESKEQIHIPKRQMNSNARNKDQEEETNENAACSRDQEEGKDYRNSTRTSTYDSGVSYESCIEKDLDKNHHPFENSEARIFAKIENLKKNAAYIETETDGSKYEKIQKIEESKTNISDDDNADENSGGPFNQVIKVAIIIGFGFLVLLTRQRNKRKEKSA
- the LOC127136622 gene encoding uncharacterized protein LOC127136622 isoform X3, coding for MPGTILVSVLEFMDLPFSSSTPIRASMGKIEYQISDKGSFSFPIASLRDDLIFKIHDSEGNELSRAGVYIRMILEKGVWEDTFPLGEGYLHLRLQVVLSDEERDRIRMMRQSALKKKQEGLLNSSKRGAESERNMTIRNAGLPFRASDEVSVMNLVLHAFPQRLFPDVLSAPSSQESSPKQYLQHEEASQLRSPVDFSNDRESSITNVAEAEAKAELEQKQLNSNIADQYKKTASIKPVSEEVNLIQLEDGGKKPANQPPSENHPQKATDSEEMVFLLSSEKVNSSTNTPIQDNQEDVSLPNSEKKARLGRTPSNVKKMISAFESGLPKDMRPHIKPPPTKYQASPIEKRDSSGTRHLEQDKSLNMEQEKSKSASLVKDLQEVPENIEESKEQIHIPKRQMNSNARNKDQEEETNENAACSRDQEEGKDYRNSTRTSTYDSGVSYESCIEKDLDKNHHPFENSEARIFAKIENLKKKIEESKTNISDDDNADENSGGPFNQVIKVAIIIGFGFLVLLTRQRNKRRKEKSA
- the LOC127136622 gene encoding uncharacterized protein LOC127136622 isoform X5 translates to MPGTILVSVLEFMDLPFSSSTPIRASMGKIEYQISDKGSFSFPIASLRDDLIFKIHDSEGNELSRAGVYIRMILEKGVWEDTFPLGEGYLHLRLQVVLSDEERDRIRMMRQSALKKKQEGLLNSSKRGAESERNMTIRNAGLPFRASDEVSESSPKQYLQHEEASQLRSPVDFSNDRESSITNVAEAEAKAELEQKQLNSNIADQYKKTASIKPVSEEVNLIQLEDGGKKPANQPPSENHPQKATDSEEMVFLLSSEKVNSSTNTPIQDNQEDVSLPNSEKKARLGRTPSNVKKMISAFESGLPKDMRPHIKPPPTKYQASPIEKRDSSGTRHLEQDKSLNMEQEKSKSASLVKDLQEVPENIEESKEQIHIPKRQMNSNARNKDQEEETNENAACSRDQEEGKDYRNSTRTSTYDSGVSYESCIEKDLDKNHHPFENSEARIFAKIENLKKNAAYIETETDGSKYEKIQKIEESKTNISDDDNADENSGGPFNQVIKVAIIIGFGFLVLLTRQRNKRRKEKSA
- the LOC127136622 gene encoding uncharacterized protein LOC127136622 isoform X4, whose product is MPGTILVSVLEFMDLPFSSSTPIRASMGKIEYQISDKGSFSFPIASLRDDLIFKIHDSEGNELSRAGVYIRMILEKGVWEDTFPLGEGYLHLRLQVVLSDEERDRIRMMRQSALKKKQEGLLNSSKRGAESERNMTIRNAGLPFRASDEVSVMNLVLHAFPQRLFPDVLSAPSSQESSPKQYLQHEEASQLRSPVDFSNDRESSITNVAEAEAKAELEQKQLNSNIADQYKKTASIKPVSEEVNLIQLEDGGKKPANQPPSENHPQKATDSEEMVFLLSSEKVNSSTNTPIQDNQEDVSLPNSEKKARLGRTPSNVKKMISAFESGLPKDMRPHIKPPPTKYQASPIEKRDSSGTRHLEQDKSLNMEQEKSKSASLVKDLQEVPENIEESKEQIHIPKRQMNSNARNKDQEEETNENAACSRDQEEGKDYRNSTRTSTYDSGVSYESCIEKDLDKNHHPFENSEARIFAKIENLKKKIEESKTNISDDDNADENSGGPFNQVIKVAIIIGFGFLVLLTRQRNKRKEKSA
- the LOC127136622 gene encoding uncharacterized protein LOC127136622 isoform X6, whose amino-acid sequence is MILEKGVWEDTFPLGEGYLHLRLQVVLSDEERDRIRMMRQSALKKKQEGLLNSSKRGAESERNMTIRNAGLPFRASDEVSVMNLVLHAFPQRLFPDVLSAPSSQESSPKQYLQHEEASQLRSPVDFSNDRESSITNVAEAEAKAELEQKQLNSNIADQYKKTASIKPVSEEVNLIQLEDGGKKPANQPPSENHPQKATDSEEMVFLLSSEKVNSSTNTPIQDNQEDVSLPNSEKKARLGRTPSNVKKMISAFESGLPKDMRPHIKPPPTKYQASPIEKRDSSGTRHLEQDKSLNMEQEKSKSASLVKDLQEVPENIEESKEQIHIPKRQMNSNARNKDQEEETNENAACSRDQEEGKDYRNSTRTSTYDSGVSYESCIEKDLDKNHHPFENSEARIFAKIENLKKNAAYIETETDGSKYEKIQKIEESKTNISDDDNADENSGGPFNQVIKVAIIIGFGFLVLLTRQRNKRRKEKSA